GGCCATTTCGGGTGAATCATGAGCATCCGGCTCTTGTGGGCTTCAGGGCGGGCATGACGACAAGGGGGATCAGCCCATATCGCGGCTGAGGCTGATGTGGGCGTCTGGTCGATATTCTTGCGCCTCCTCACGGAGTTAACGGCGCCTGCACAGGAGGTTCCGGGTTTTTTCCGGCTTTTATCAGGCGGCAAGCGCTGCCAGATGGCGGTAATGACCTGTGTACCCCCTCCCATGCTGCGCCTGCGGAATCGTCGTCGACGGTGGATACCTGATCAACTTCAGCTGGCGTTGCTGGCTGCCTATGCAGCAGGATTTGCGATCGCGCATTGGATGGCCGCGGCCTGGGGCGGGGCCGGTTTCTATTCTGTCTGGTATCCGGCGGCCGGGCTGCGGCTCGCGCTGCTATGGTATGCGGGCGCCTGGTTGACGCCTTTCATCGCCCTCGTCGAGATCATGGTCGACGTTGCGAAAGGCATTTTTTCTTTCAGAATGCCGGACTGGCCGATCATCCTGTTCGGGATCGTCCGGCCGGTTTTCGCCTATGGCGCGACCGTCGCGGCGATCCGCTGGCTGGCCAGCGGTTCGCGTGCCACGATCCTGATCCCGCCCATGCCATTTGGGCTCGCGGCGGTGGCGGCTCCGAACGTGGCGGCTCTGTCCGCCTTGCCGGAGTCGCTTTTGCGTCCCGACATGACCCGCGTGCAGAGCGCCCACGAGGTCATCACATCCCTCTCCGCATTCGCTGTTGGCGATCTGCTGGGCGTGCTGATTCTTGCGCCACCTTTGCTGTGGGTGGCTGAGCTGCTGACGCGCCGCCACCGTCCGGGCATGCGGATCGGCGCCAGAATGCGCTGGCCCGAGCTAGCGGAAAGCAGCATCCTGTTGCTCAGCGGCATCGCCATAACCGAAGCGCTGCGCCGCGTCGGCTTGGGTGCTCAGCCCATGCCCGTCATCTTCGCCGTTGCCTGGATCGGCCTGCGTTTCGGGCGAACCGCCGCCTGGGCGGCGCTGGCCATTGCGACCCTCCTCATGCTGCCGCAGACGGCGCAGGACATGACTACGGCCGCCCGGCTGCAATTGCATCTGGGATTGGCGACCGTGGTGGTGGTCGGCTATCTCGCCGGCAGCTTTGCCGATGCGCAGCGGCAGGCGCGTATCGATATCGAGCGGCGCGACCGAATGCTTTTTCAGGCAGAACGGCTGAAGACCCTGCGAGCCATGTCGGTCGCCGTTATTCATGAGATCAGCCAGCCACTGTCCACGCTGGCGATTGAAGCCAGGCACCTCCACGCCATCACCGGAATATCCGACCCGGAAATCGCTGAAAGCGCCGCGCTGATCGATCGCAAGGCGGCGACCCTGTCCAATCTGGTGCGGCGCCTGCGCCGATATGGCGGTCGCGCGGTGGACGAGCCGACGCCGCTGCCGGTGTCGGCCCTGGTAGAGAGCGTCGCCGCACTGGCCGCGCCCGAGGCAAAAAGCGAGGGCGTGACGCTGAAGGTCGATCCGATCGACCCCGATCTCGTCGTGCTCGCGCAGGAGGTGGAACTGGGGCAGGCGGTGGTCAACCTATTGCGCAACGCCATTCAGGGCGCTGGGGATGCGCAGGTCGGACTCGCCGCCATGAGGGTGGACGACCGGGTGCAGATCATCGTGTCGAACCGTCGGGGCGCCGACCAGCTTCCCAATGGCGGCATGGGCGTGGGCACGCTGGTTGCTCGCGCCATTGTCGAGGCCCATGGCGGCACCCTTTCGCGCGACATATCTGCGTATGGCGATGTCCGCGCCACCATTTCCCTGCCCGTGACCGGAGGATTGGCATGATGAACGATGCTGCGAAGATTTACGTGGTGGATGACGACCGCGATCTGGGCGCCAGCGTTGCCCGACTGCTGCGCCGTCACGGCTTCGATGCGCAGCCTTTTCTCGATCCCGCTCCCTTGCTGGACGTCTATGCCGGTGCGCCCGCCGACTGCATCGTCACCGATGTGATGATGGGGGATCTGGACGGCTTCGCCTTCGCCGACCGGATCAGGGAGATCGATCCGTCCTCCGCGATCATCTTCATGACCGCCTGGCCGACCACGGCCAATGCGGTGGATTCGGTGCGGCGCTATGGGGGCCTCGATTATCTGGAAAAGCCGCTGGATGAGGAGCGCCTGCTCGCGGCCGTGGAGGAAGGGGTCAGCTGGTCCAGCGGGCGACGCCAGCAACTGGCCCGCACCGCCAGCCTGACACCGCGCGAGCGGCAGGTTTTCGATCTCCTCACCCAAGGATATAGCAACAAAGTGATTGCGGCGATGCTGAGCCTGAGTTCTAGAACAGTCGAAGACCACCGCGCCTCTGTTATGTTTAAAACCGGAGCAAATGGGCTAGCGCAGTTAATCGCCCTGGCCCGCTAAATGCTCGTCCGACATCTGGGAATTGATCGCCATCACCATAGCCCGAAGATAGTGAATTGTCAGCTCTGTTACAGTGCGAACAGGGTAGGTCCGATTTGGCGGCAGAGAATGGCGTCGCCCCGTAATCGTTGCGGCGCTGTGGAGTCCGCTTCCAAGCAGAGCCAATCGAGCATACAGTGCGGACAGTGACGGGTGGCGGCCCGTCTACTGCCATTAGCCTATGCGCTGCGAGCGGCAGCTATACTCGAGCGCGTCTTCAGAAGCCGACCGTCTCGAAGGTCCCCGAGGCCGCCGTTTAAATCTCTTCGCTTGTCTCTCCAACCTTGGACGCTTTGCTATTCCGAAGGACTCCGGCATCATCAACAATCACGCTTTCGGCGAGCGCCGGGCGGGACGGGGTGCACGCTTTTCAGCTGGAAGCAAGCGAATGGTCGCTGGTTTAAGCCTATCGGTTACCTTCGGGATCTGGTCCACGGCCTCCTTCAACCGCACGAGGCGAGCAACTTTCGAATATCGCCCCGCCGTTTCGCCGGGCATCGCATGACCGATCAGGTCGGCGCGTGTTTCCAGGAACACCTGCTGATGCTTCAACTCGGTCGTCACGGTATGGCGGAATGAGTGGAGCGCCTGGCCCGCCTCGATAAATTCGAGGCGCTTAGCCAGCT
Above is a window of Sphingobium sp. JS3065 DNA encoding:
- a CDS encoding sensor histidine kinase, which translates into the protein MAAAWGGAGFYSVWYPAAGLRLALLWYAGAWLTPFIALVEIMVDVAKGIFSFRMPDWPIILFGIVRPVFAYGATVAAIRWLASGSRATILIPPMPFGLAAVAAPNVAALSALPESLLRPDMTRVQSAHEVITSLSAFAVGDLLGVLILAPPLLWVAELLTRRHRPGMRIGARMRWPELAESSILLLSGIAITEALRRVGLGAQPMPVIFAVAWIGLRFGRTAAWAALAIATLLMLPQTAQDMTTAARLQLHLGLATVVVVGYLAGSFADAQRQARIDIERRDRMLFQAERLKTLRAMSVAVIHEISQPLSTLAIEARHLHAITGISDPEIAESAALIDRKAATLSNLVRRLRRYGGRAVDEPTPLPVSALVESVAALAAPEAKSEGVTLKVDPIDPDLVVLAQEVELGQAVVNLLRNAIQGAGDAQVGLAAMRVDDRVQIIVSNRRGADQLPNGGMGVGTLVARAIVEAHGGTLSRDISAYGDVRATISLPVTGGLA
- a CDS encoding response regulator transcription factor, which codes for MNDAAKIYVVDDDRDLGASVARLLRRHGFDAQPFLDPAPLLDVYAGAPADCIVTDVMMGDLDGFAFADRIREIDPSSAIIFMTAWPTTANAVDSVRRYGGLDYLEKPLDEERLLAAVEEGVSWSSGRRQQLARTASLTPRERQVFDLLTQGYSNKVIAAMLSLSSRTVEDHRASVMFKTGANGLAQLIALAR